One Pseudomonas brassicacearum genomic region harbors:
- a CDS encoding integrase domain-containing protein codes for MPTNATRLSDRQLKAVKATGKDFVLSDGDGLQLRVRASGSMMWNFNYREPLTRSRINMALGPYPDLSLANARKKAAEARELLALGTDPKTQRDEVRQAKLAETEHTFEKVATAWFELKKDSVTKAYAEDIWRSLTLHVFPSMKTTPLSQITAPMVIKILRPIEAKGSLETVKRLSQRLNEIMTYGVNSGLIFANPLNGIRAVFKKPKKENMAALPPEELPELMMEIANASIKRTTRCLIEWQLHTMTRPAEAATTRWADIDFDKCIWTIPPERMKKRRPHTIPLTDQALSLLETLKQLSGNREYVFPSDRNPRTHANSQTANMALKRMGFQDRLVSHGLRSMASTILNEHGWDPELIEVALAHVDKDEVRSAYNRTDYIERRRPMMAWWSEHIQKAATGSLSASAINQTRDRNVVPIR; via the coding sequence ATGCCTACTAACGCAACCCGCCTCTCCGATCGCCAGCTCAAGGCAGTCAAGGCAACTGGTAAAGACTTCGTCCTCAGCGACGGCGATGGCTTACAGCTTCGAGTACGCGCGAGCGGCTCAATGATGTGGAATTTCAATTACCGCGAGCCCCTGACCAGAAGCCGTATCAATATGGCGCTTGGTCCATACCCCGACCTTTCGCTAGCCAACGCCCGGAAGAAAGCCGCAGAGGCGCGTGAGCTGCTCGCTTTGGGCACTGATCCCAAAACCCAGCGTGATGAAGTAAGGCAAGCCAAACTTGCTGAGACTGAACACACTTTCGAGAAAGTAGCCACCGCCTGGTTCGAGCTGAAGAAAGACTCCGTAACCAAAGCCTACGCCGAAGACATTTGGAGATCGCTGACACTCCATGTTTTCCCAAGCATGAAAACAACGCCGCTCTCTCAAATCACCGCTCCGATGGTTATCAAGATCCTTCGCCCAATCGAGGCCAAAGGGAGCCTCGAAACCGTGAAAAGATTGAGTCAACGACTCAACGAGATCATGACCTATGGGGTCAACTCCGGGCTGATATTTGCGAACCCCCTCAATGGAATTCGGGCGGTGTTCAAGAAACCCAAGAAAGAGAACATGGCTGCGCTACCACCTGAGGAGCTTCCCGAGCTCATGATGGAAATCGCGAACGCCAGCATCAAGCGCACGACCCGCTGCCTGATCGAATGGCAGTTGCACACGATGACCCGCCCTGCCGAAGCAGCCACCACACGATGGGCAGATATCGACTTCGACAAGTGCATTTGGACCATTCCGCCAGAGCGCATGAAAAAGCGTCGGCCGCACACAATCCCTCTTACCGATCAGGCACTGTCGTTACTGGAGACGCTCAAGCAACTCAGTGGTAACAGAGAGTACGTGTTCCCCTCAGATAGAAATCCCCGCACCCATGCCAATAGCCAGACCGCCAACATGGCGTTGAAGCGCATGGGCTTTCAGGACCGTCTAGTCAGCCACGGCTTGCGCTCGATGGCGAGCACCATCCTGAATGAGCATGGCTGGGATCCGGAACTGATCGAGGTCGCGCTGGCGCATGTCGACAAGGACGAAGTTCGTAGCGCCTACAACAGGACGGACTACATCGAACGCCGGCGTCCGATGATGGCTTGGTGGAGTGAACATATCCAGAAGGCGGCCACCGGCAGCCTGTCGGCATCGGCCATCAATCAAACCAGGGACCGCAATGTCGTACCAATTCGCTGA
- a CDS encoding YfjI family protein: MQQLDPKLELPRPPRPLIESNPVAQPYPVQALGGILGPAVERMAEVIGVPQALAAQSVLAASALATQGHAGLQLDGRNYPLSLYLITVAASGDRKTAADRCALLPAREWEREQWQRYREQLSRYRAAQRQAQRINPADPDSANSLPLEAEPSAPRLITTDPTIEALIKGLCHDLPSMGLFCDEGGQFLGSSTMSRDNRLKAVTTLSSLWDGSPIDRARSMVGESFRAYDRRLSLHLMLQPYLAMQLLSDPLLQGQGILGRCLMTWPTSLAGQRSYQAVDLSQDAALKRYHHRLSALFHLPWSLTPDGALQLSPLTLSPLARRRWIDLHDAIEAQLGEFGELASVRPSGSKSADNLLRVAGILAVVEESSVVEVDHIQRASALVGYYLTEIQRLTEQEPVCRIKEEADRLLRWLQIKDWKRFSIRELNRNGPRFARKSSRHAAKLLVELLEHQWLITDGHTFEVRHVQS, from the coding sequence ATGCAGCAGTTAGATCCGAAGCTTGAACTACCGCGACCGCCTCGACCGCTGATTGAGTCGAATCCCGTGGCCCAGCCTTATCCGGTGCAGGCACTGGGTGGGATTCTGGGGCCTGCGGTGGAGCGCATGGCCGAGGTCATCGGCGTGCCCCAGGCGCTGGCCGCGCAATCGGTGTTGGCTGCCTCGGCGCTGGCGACCCAAGGTCATGCGGGCTTACAGCTCGACGGGAGAAATTATCCCCTGTCGCTGTACTTGATCACCGTGGCCGCGTCTGGGGATCGTAAAACGGCGGCAGATCGATGTGCATTGCTGCCTGCACGAGAATGGGAGCGTGAGCAGTGGCAGCGCTACCGCGAACAACTCTCCCGGTACCGTGCCGCACAGCGACAGGCGCAGCGTATCAACCCCGCCGATCCCGACTCCGCAAACAGCCTGCCGCTCGAAGCGGAGCCCTCGGCACCCCGGTTGATCACCACAGACCCGACTATCGAAGCCCTGATCAAAGGGCTCTGTCATGACTTGCCTAGCATGGGCCTGTTCTGTGACGAAGGCGGACAGTTCCTCGGCAGCAGCACCATGAGTCGGGATAATCGTTTGAAAGCGGTCACGACCTTGTCGTCACTCTGGGACGGTAGCCCGATTGATCGCGCTCGCTCCATGGTAGGCGAAAGCTTTCGGGCTTATGACCGACGCTTGAGCCTGCACCTCATGCTGCAACCGTACTTGGCCATGCAGTTACTCAGTGACCCGTTGCTGCAGGGGCAAGGCATCCTCGGTCGTTGTTTGATGACCTGGCCCACCAGCCTGGCCGGACAACGCAGCTACCAAGCTGTCGACTTATCCCAAGACGCTGCCCTAAAGCGCTATCACCACCGCCTTTCGGCGCTGTTTCATCTGCCCTGGTCACTTACCCCTGACGGTGCCCTGCAGCTATCACCGCTGACCCTCAGTCCGTTAGCCCGCCGTCGCTGGATTGATTTGCATGATGCCATCGAAGCTCAGCTGGGTGAGTTTGGCGAGCTGGCCAGCGTACGGCCCAGCGGATCGAAGTCTGCCGATAACCTGCTGCGCGTCGCCGGCATTCTTGCAGTTGTGGAGGAGAGCAGCGTCGTGGAGGTCGACCATATCCAGCGGGCCTCGGCCTTAGTTGGCTACTACCTCACCGAGATCCAGCGTCTGACTGAGCAGGAGCCAGTGTGTCGAATTAAGGAGGAGGCTGACCGGCTGCTGCGCTGGCTGCAGATCAAAGATTGGAAGCGCTTCAGTATTCGGGAGCTGAATCGCAATGGTCCCCGCTTTGCCCGGAAGAGCAGTCGCCATGCCGCCAAGCTGCTGGTCGAGTTGCTTGAACATCAGTGGCTGATCACCGACGGTCACACCTTCGAGGTGCGCCATGTTCAATCTTGA
- a CDS encoding integrase domain-containing protein gives MTRVGKRAGRNFGFGRQLSYAGPQALKDLFGDGHFATVKAHSDRWQAFVNWCRSDEGPRLNDARQIDREILMRYATYVREQVDQGNVGIATAQNRLSTVNRTMAALRGDQYVKIPSPSKALGLQRSSVRGEAPQGQDRAQIELIARALSERGQQRVAAIVHLGRETGMRLREAILADLPRLQREAGQLGKINIQDGTKGGRSGASAPRWIAITDQIRGALDRAWEASPSRSRNLLAPNESYKEFMQSVVRPARDILHEHGLKGFHELRAAYACERYEQLTGLNTPVNGGRVHREDRELDQRARQKISHELGHNRIDVVSAYIGGRR, from the coding sequence ATGACTCGGGTCGGTAAGCGAGCGGGGCGTAATTTTGGTTTTGGTCGCCAGCTCAGTTATGCCGGACCGCAAGCACTGAAAGATCTATTTGGCGATGGCCATTTTGCTACCGTCAAAGCCCATAGCGATCGCTGGCAGGCCTTCGTAAATTGGTGTCGATCCGATGAAGGGCCGAGGCTGAATGACGCGCGACAGATCGATCGTGAAATCCTCATGCGGTACGCCACTTATGTGCGGGAGCAGGTTGATCAGGGTAACGTCGGCATCGCCACCGCGCAGAACCGACTGTCCACAGTGAACCGAACGATGGCTGCGCTGCGCGGTGATCAGTACGTCAAAATCCCCAGTCCGAGCAAGGCGCTGGGTTTGCAACGCTCAAGCGTGCGCGGGGAGGCCCCGCAAGGCCAAGATCGTGCTCAGATCGAGTTGATCGCACGCGCACTGTCAGAGCGAGGTCAGCAGCGAGTGGCCGCAATTGTGCATCTGGGCCGGGAGACTGGTATGCGCCTGCGTGAAGCGATCTTGGCGGACCTGCCCCGACTGCAACGTGAGGCCGGGCAACTGGGCAAGATCAACATTCAGGACGGCACCAAAGGCGGTCGATCAGGCGCGTCAGCACCGCGTTGGATAGCGATCACTGATCAAATCCGTGGCGCCTTGGATAGGGCCTGGGAGGCTTCACCCAGTCGCAGTCGGAACCTGTTGGCCCCCAACGAGAGCTACAAAGAGTTTATGCAATCAGTTGTGCGACCGGCACGGGACATCTTGCATGAGCATGGATTGAAAGGCTTTCATGAGCTGCGGGCGGCTTACGCCTGTGAGCGTTATGAGCAACTGACTGGCTTGAATACACCCGTCAATGGCGGTCGTGTTCATCGAGAAGATCGAGAGCTTGATCAGCGTGCACGACAGAAGATCAGCCACGAATTGGGACATAACCGCATCGATGTGGTGAGTGCCTACATCGGAGGTCGGCGATGA
- a CDS encoding restriction endonuclease, which produces MNEYDFSRLNDKEFEVFCTDLLGAHEGVIFERFKPGRDGGIDGRYIVNSETLWIVQCKHWAPAGRDQLFKKISVEEREKVIKLNPQRYILVVSFKLSPSDKKRLMEALSPFVKSPSDILGQEDLNDLLAKYPAVESRHYKLWLVSSNLMRYFMDKAIHDRSRNTIEEIISKSAVYTQTSNHSAAIERLEKYHVVVLTGAAGIGKTTLAEQLILHYVAQGYSLVEISKDVIEAESVYLPEEKQIFYFDDFLGRNYLEAVSGVESAEVVSFIRRVARDRNKRFVLTSRTTILSQGKMLSDVFENGNVHTKEYEITLDSLTRLDKANILYNHIWHSSLGIEFIDQIYESKRYRVIIDHKNFNPRLVQFITDAQRLENVAVNSYWQYAEGLLNNPEKVWDNVFDALLDDCGRALALLVAMNGREISEEALTEAFARYISAPGVGALSGKMDFSINVRHLSGSILTRMILSSSIPYLKLFNPSLGDYILARYCKNAPALRACFSSLLTMQSLTTISELVKNGFISSRYAGEFIDFTFRRLGEQEFFGVSGEYLANLCMIRAQYVRPLCVSDSSLIRAVEKILSADCGMGYMYSAQIILWALDKDIAGEDLSRIQRFLSVAFENHPSDREMIALGGVVAHMIRHGYSYLGNLYDEVVSYQMIEEFGDNFPEDRVFSDINTESSARARLKGLICELAEEYGAVDVSHVARSVYDSIDLEQKFFEHFNEVDADSPSPYDPPVKARPRFADLSNDEIDYLFSRNDT; this is translated from the coding sequence TTGAACGAGTACGACTTTTCGCGGCTGAATGATAAAGAATTTGAGGTCTTCTGTACGGACTTACTTGGTGCCCATGAAGGTGTAATTTTCGAGCGTTTCAAGCCAGGGCGAGATGGTGGAATTGACGGTCGTTACATCGTAAACTCTGAAACCTTATGGATAGTTCAGTGCAAGCATTGGGCTCCAGCAGGTCGTGATCAACTATTTAAAAAAATTTCAGTTGAGGAAAGAGAAAAGGTTATAAAGCTAAATCCCCAGAGATATATCTTGGTGGTTTCTTTCAAGCTGTCGCCGAGCGATAAGAAGCGGTTGATGGAAGCATTGAGTCCGTTTGTAAAAAGCCCTAGCGATATTCTCGGTCAGGAAGATTTAAATGATCTTCTTGCTAAGTACCCAGCGGTAGAGTCTCGTCATTATAAGCTTTGGCTTGTTAGCTCAAACTTGATGCGGTACTTTATGGATAAAGCTATTCATGATCGTAGCAGAAATACTATCGAAGAAATAATCAGTAAGTCAGCGGTCTACACGCAAACATCGAATCACTCCGCCGCAATTGAACGGTTGGAAAAATATCATGTTGTCGTTTTGACCGGGGCCGCGGGTATTGGTAAGACGACACTGGCAGAACAGTTGATATTGCACTATGTGGCACAGGGCTACTCGCTGGTAGAAATTTCTAAAGATGTCATTGAAGCAGAAAGTGTGTATCTGCCGGAAGAGAAGCAAATATTCTATTTTGATGATTTCTTGGGGCGAAACTACTTGGAGGCGGTGAGTGGGGTTGAAAGCGCAGAAGTGGTCAGTTTTATAAGGAGGGTTGCAAGAGATAGAAATAAGCGTTTTGTCCTAACATCAAGGACTACTATTTTAAGTCAAGGGAAAATGCTCAGTGATGTTTTCGAGAATGGCAATGTGCACACAAAGGAGTATGAGATTACGCTTGATTCTCTAACAAGGTTAGATAAAGCGAATATTTTGTACAACCATATCTGGCACTCATCCTTGGGTATTGAGTTTATCGATCAGATTTACGAGTCTAAGCGCTATCGGGTTATTATCGATCATAAAAATTTTAACCCCCGACTGGTACAGTTTATCACCGATGCACAGCGGCTTGAAAACGTGGCGGTAAATTCATACTGGCAGTACGCAGAGGGGCTGTTAAACAACCCGGAAAAGGTGTGGGATAACGTATTTGACGCTCTTTTAGACGATTGCGGTCGTGCCCTCGCTTTGCTAGTAGCAATGAATGGGCGTGAGATTTCTGAAGAAGCTCTTACCGAGGCGTTTGCTAGGTACATCAGCGCTCCCGGAGTAGGTGCATTATCTGGGAAAATGGATTTTTCCATCAATGTGCGCCATTTATCAGGTTCTATACTGACTCGCATGATCCTGAGTAGCTCTATACCTTACCTGAAACTATTTAATCCTTCATTGGGCGACTATATATTAGCGAGGTACTGTAAGAATGCACCGGCTTTACGTGCATGCTTTAGCAGCTTGCTAACTATGCAGTCTCTAACCACTATTTCCGAGTTGGTTAAGAACGGGTTTATTTCAAGCCGTTATGCAGGCGAATTTATTGATTTCACTTTTAGGCGTTTAGGGGAGCAAGAGTTTTTCGGGGTGTCAGGCGAGTACTTGGCAAATTTGTGCATGATAAGGGCTCAATACGTCCGCCCCCTGTGTGTTTCCGACAGTTCTCTTATTCGGGCAGTTGAAAAAATTCTAAGCGCTGACTGTGGAATGGGCTATATGTACTCCGCTCAGATAATTCTCTGGGCTCTTGACAAGGATATTGCTGGCGAGGACTTGTCTCGCATACAACGGTTTTTGTCAGTTGCTTTCGAAAATCACCCTTCGGATAGAGAAATGATTGCTCTTGGAGGAGTCGTAGCTCACATGATTCGGCACGGGTACAGCTATCTGGGTAACCTCTATGATGAAGTTGTTTCCTATCAGATGATAGAGGAGTTCGGAGATAACTTTCCTGAGGATCGAGTGTTCTCCGACATTAATACCGAGTCAAGTGCTAGGGCGAGACTTAAGGGGCTGATCTGTGAGTTGGCCGAAGAGTATGGCGCTGTAGATGTCTCCCATGTGGCTAGATCTGTTTATGACTCGATCGATCTGGAGCAGAAATTTTTTGAGCACTTCAATGAAGTAGATGCTGACTCACCTTCACCCTATGATCCACCTGTGAAGGCCAGGCCTCGTTTTGCCGATTTATCTAATGATGAAATAGATTACCTCTTTTCTCGAAACGACACTTGA
- a CDS encoding FAD-binding and (Fe-S)-binding domain-containing protein produces the protein MTLPASFLRDVQQLIPHKRRFDDPLSTLAFGTDASFYRLIPKLVVRVETEDEVVALLQLAQRDQVPVTFRAAGTSLSGQAISDSVLMVLGDNWNGREIREQGTQIRLQPGVIGAQANAWLAPFGRKIGPDPASINACKIGGIVANNASGMCCGTAQNTYHTLAGIRLVLADGTRLDTEDDTSVAAFRTSHGELLERLATLGRETRANTELAARIRHKYRLKNTTGLSLNALVDFDEPVDILSHLLVGSEGTLGFISAVTYNTVIDHPNKASALIVFPDVETCCNAVTVLKSQPVSAVELLDRRSLRSVQDKPGMPDFVQHLSINACALLIESRAASSSLLQEQLTRIMASLAGFPVEKQVDFTEDPRENARLWAIRKDTFPAVGAVRKTGTTVIIEDVTFPVEQLAAGVNRLIELFDKHHYDEAILFGHALEGNLHFVFTQGFNSPEEVARYQAFMDDVAQLVAVEFGGSLKAEHGTGRNMAPFVELEWGSDAYQLMWQLKRLLDPNGILNPDVVLSEDPQIHLKHLKPLPAADEIVDKCIECGFCEPVCPSKDLTLSPRQRIVIWRDIQAKKRAGTDTTELERAYQYQGIDTCAATGLCAQRCPVGINTGELVKKLRSREATKTKTSNWIEGNFATTLQGARFALHVANGARMLLGAPRLAKLSASLTRLSKGQVPQWTSAMPQPEKAIRFSPAAPDERPRVVYLAACVSRVMGPAAGDKEQMSLYEKTQQLLEKAGYQVIFPDNVDSLCCGQPFASKGYVEQAEHKRQELIGALLHASRGGLDPIYCDTSPCTLRLVQDLGNVRLDLYDPVRFIRTHLMERLEFTPQDEPIAVHVTCSTQHLGESQALIDLARKCSKQVVIPEGIHCCGFAGDKGFTTPELNAHSLRTLKDAVQYCSEGISTSRTCEIGLTQHGAIDYHGLVYLIDRVTRPKPANREGFPTGIEEKSNSCVPL, from the coding sequence ATGACCCTTCCGGCCTCTTTCCTGCGCGATGTACAACAACTGATCCCGCACAAGCGTCGTTTCGACGATCCGTTGTCGACCTTGGCCTTCGGCACCGACGCCAGTTTCTACCGGCTGATTCCGAAGCTGGTGGTGCGGGTCGAAACCGAAGACGAAGTGGTCGCACTGCTGCAATTAGCCCAGCGCGACCAGGTGCCTGTCACCTTCCGCGCCGCCGGCACCAGCCTGTCCGGGCAAGCCATCAGCGACTCGGTGCTGATGGTGCTGGGGGATAACTGGAACGGTCGCGAGATTCGCGAGCAAGGCACGCAGATTCGTTTGCAACCCGGCGTGATCGGCGCCCAGGCCAACGCCTGGCTGGCACCGTTCGGACGCAAGATCGGCCCTGATCCGGCGTCGATCAACGCCTGCAAGATCGGCGGCATCGTCGCCAACAACGCCAGCGGCATGTGCTGCGGCACGGCGCAGAACACCTATCACACCCTGGCTGGCATCCGTCTGGTACTGGCCGATGGCACCCGTCTCGACACCGAAGACGACACCAGCGTGGCGGCTTTTCGTACAAGCCATGGCGAACTGCTGGAACGCCTGGCGACCCTGGGTCGCGAAACCCGCGCCAACACCGAACTCGCCGCACGAATTCGCCACAAATATCGCCTGAAAAATACCACCGGTTTGTCACTCAATGCCCTGGTGGATTTCGACGAGCCTGTGGATATCTTGAGCCACCTGCTGGTGGGCTCCGAAGGCACTCTCGGCTTCATCAGCGCGGTGACCTACAACACGGTCATCGACCATCCCAACAAGGCGTCGGCACTGATCGTCTTCCCGGACGTGGAAACCTGCTGCAACGCCGTCACCGTGCTGAAAAGCCAACCGGTATCGGCCGTGGAGTTGTTGGACCGCCGCAGCCTGCGTTCGGTGCAGGACAAACCGGGCATGCCGGATTTCGTACAGCACCTGTCGATCAATGCCTGCGCCCTGCTGATCGAATCCCGCGCCGCATCTTCGTCTTTGCTACAGGAGCAACTGACCCGGATCATGGCCTCCCTGGCCGGGTTCCCGGTGGAAAAACAGGTCGATTTTACCGAAGACCCAAGGGAAAACGCCCGGCTCTGGGCCATCCGCAAAGACACCTTTCCGGCGGTAGGCGCAGTCCGCAAAACCGGGACCACGGTGATCATCGAAGACGTGACCTTTCCGGTGGAGCAACTCGCCGCTGGCGTGAATCGCCTGATCGAACTGTTCGACAAACATCACTACGACGAAGCGATCCTTTTCGGACACGCACTGGAAGGTAATCTGCACTTCGTCTTCACCCAAGGCTTCAATAGCCCTGAAGAAGTCGCACGCTACCAGGCGTTCATGGATGACGTGGCGCAGTTGGTGGCGGTAGAGTTCGGCGGTTCGCTGAAAGCCGAACACGGCACTGGCCGCAACATGGCGCCGTTCGTCGAACTGGAATGGGGCAGCGATGCCTATCAACTGATGTGGCAGCTCAAGCGCTTGCTCGATCCCAACGGCATTCTCAACCCGGACGTGGTGCTCAGCGAAGATCCGCAGATCCACCTCAAACACCTCAAACCGCTGCCGGCCGCCGATGAGATTGTGGACAAGTGCATTGAGTGCGGTTTCTGCGAGCCGGTGTGCCCGTCCAAAGACCTGACCTTGAGCCCGCGCCAACGCATCGTGATCTGGCGGGATATCCAGGCGAAGAAACGCGCCGGCACGGACACCACCGAACTGGAACGTGCCTACCAATACCAAGGCATCGACACCTGCGCCGCGACGGGCCTGTGCGCGCAACGCTGTCCGGTAGGCATCAATACCGGCGAACTGGTGAAAAAGCTTCGCAGCCGTGAAGCCACGAAGACGAAAACCTCCAACTGGATTGAAGGAAATTTCGCCACCACGCTGCAAGGCGCTCGCTTTGCCCTGCACGTCGCCAACGGTGCGCGCATGCTGCTGGGGGCTCCGCGCCTGGCGAAACTGTCGGCATCGCTGACGCGGCTGTCCAAGGGCCAGGTTCCGCAGTGGACCAGCGCCATGCCCCAGCCAGAAAAAGCCATCCGTTTCAGTCCCGCCGCACCGGACGAACGCCCGCGAGTGGTGTACCTGGCGGCCTGCGTGTCACGAGTCATGGGCCCGGCGGCCGGGGATAAAGAGCAGATGTCGCTGTACGAAAAAACTCAGCAATTGCTGGAAAAGGCCGGCTATCAGGTCATCTTTCCCGACAACGTGGACAGCCTCTGCTGCGGCCAGCCTTTTGCGTCCAAAGGCTACGTCGAACAAGCCGAGCACAAACGCCAGGAACTGATCGGCGCACTGCTGCATGCCAGTCGCGGCGGGCTTGATCCGATCTATTGCGACACCAGCCCCTGCACTTTGCGCCTGGTCCAAGACCTGGGGAATGTTCGACTGGACCTGTACGATCCGGTGCGCTTCATCCGTACGCATTTGATGGAACGTCTTGAGTTCACCCCACAAGATGAACCGATTGCGGTGCACGTCACCTGCAGCACTCAGCATCTGGGCGAAAGCCAGGCACTGATCGACCTGGCGCGCAAATGCAGCAAACAGGTGGTGATTCCGGAAGGTATTCATTGCTGTGGTTTTGCTGGCGACAAGGGTTTCACCACGCCGGAGCTCAACGCCCACTCGCTGCGAACCCTCAAGGATGCGGTTCAGTATTGCAGCGAAGGGATTTCCACCAGCCGCACGTGCGAGATTGGTCTGACGCAGCACGGTGCAATCGACTATCACGGGCTGGTCTACCTCATCGATCGGGTCACGCGGCCCAAACCTGCGAATCGTGAGGGCTTTCCCACAGGGATCGAAGAAAAATCGAATTCCTGCGTTCCGTTGTAG
- a CDS encoding ATP-dependent nuclease, giving the protein MQAKLNIIELRNFKRFSNISIKLRDTGLTLISGTNNSGKTSILHALAIWEFTKMLLVNYRGSKSLAHDYDSKNGLGIAPEAFSPISIPSLRYLWKDQNTNGSYGLKIKIGWRESGQSYHLELAYSLNGNNFAIKKSDSNLLADTKIPVIAYLPPFGGMNENETWLSIADRRKLIGKGQAGSVIRNLLLDLYTAHEQKIKQAKEELLAGRVRLPAVDKQKLELVDTEWRQLEEILTDVFRVKLCPKPFDSNFHNFVHVDVIDVAVNTTTGAKEARPSSRRDLMIEGSGFLQWVSVFALALDSNNDILLLDEPDAHLHTSLQSLLLEKLEGICLRKKKQILMVSHSPELIKLVDYEKMLHVEQSKASYLRNKEQKVLVLEGLGSKYFPLLDDIIRYKKVLLVENASDARALQSICKQLDMKWPENLVLWVTNKKHSERKTLIIELNQKIMQDTRQPINAYSLRDLDDENYSTTNADLQWNTDQRDDSGKHTILRYRTLRRREIENYLIIPTAISRYISKNRKNNEISTDVDAVNEYLLKKHGLVVPSNYKESDRESNSEGLFSKDGKQVLDGIRRYFKVKFNKEDYIQQIEKGEVCADLITIIKELIDMCKTK; this is encoded by the coding sequence ATGCAAGCAAAATTGAATATAATTGAACTCAGAAACTTTAAACGATTTTCAAATATTTCAATAAAGCTCAGAGATACGGGTTTAACTCTTATTTCGGGAACCAATAATTCCGGTAAGACAAGTATTTTGCACGCTTTGGCAATTTGGGAGTTCACCAAAATGCTATTGGTTAATTACAGAGGTAGTAAATCGCTGGCGCATGATTACGATTCTAAGAATGGTCTTGGCATTGCACCTGAAGCTTTTTCACCGATAAGTATTCCTTCGCTTCGCTACCTGTGGAAGGACCAGAACACCAATGGGTCCTACGGACTAAAAATAAAAATTGGTTGGAGAGAATCAGGCCAGAGCTATCATCTTGAGTTAGCGTACTCATTGAATGGCAATAATTTCGCGATAAAAAAATCGGACTCCAATCTGCTCGCCGATACCAAGATCCCTGTAATCGCTTATCTCCCACCATTTGGCGGGATGAACGAAAATGAAACTTGGCTATCCATCGCTGATCGGCGCAAGCTTATTGGCAAGGGACAGGCTGGTTCGGTGATCCGCAATCTGTTACTCGACCTGTATACTGCACACGAGCAAAAGATCAAGCAGGCCAAGGAAGAATTATTGGCAGGCAGGGTGCGGCTCCCTGCCGTAGACAAACAAAAATTGGAACTCGTGGACACCGAGTGGCGGCAGCTTGAGGAAATTCTCACGGACGTTTTCCGCGTAAAGCTTTGCCCAAAACCATTCGACAGTAATTTCCACAATTTTGTGCACGTGGACGTGATTGACGTTGCCGTCAATACAACTACCGGTGCCAAGGAGGCCAGGCCTTCATCGCGGCGAGATCTGATGATCGAGGGTAGCGGATTCCTACAGTGGGTCAGCGTATTTGCTTTGGCACTAGACTCCAATAATGACATTTTACTACTAGATGAGCCTGACGCACACCTGCACACCTCCCTCCAGTCGCTGCTTCTGGAAAAATTAGAAGGCATCTGCCTGCGCAAGAAGAAGCAGATTCTGATGGTAAGCCACAGCCCGGAGCTGATTAAATTAGTCGACTATGAGAAAATGCTCCACGTCGAGCAATCCAAAGCTTCGTATTTGCGTAACAAAGAGCAGAAGGTGCTCGTGCTGGAAGGGCTTGGAAGCAAGTACTTCCCGCTTCTTGATGACATCATAAGATATAAGAAAGTTCTTCTAGTCGAGAATGCTAGTGATGCCCGCGCCTTGCAAAGTATTTGCAAGCAATTGGATATGAAATGGCCTGAAAACCTAGTTCTGTGGGTCACAAACAAGAAGCACTCGGAACGAAAGACACTGATCATCGAGCTTAATCAGAAGATCATGCAGGATACTCGTCAGCCGATCAACGCTTATAGCTTGCGTGACTTGGACGATGAAAATTACAGCACCACCAATGCCGACCTTCAATGGAATACTGATCAGAGAGACGACTCTGGCAAGCACACGATCTTGAGGTATCGGACATTACGGCGTCGGGAGATTGAAAATTACCTAATCATTCCCACTGCGATATCTAGGTATATTTCCAAAAATCGTAAAAACAATGAAATCTCCACAGATGTTGATGCTGTCAATGAGTATTTACTGAAAAAGCATGGGCTGGTTGTGCCAAGCAACTATAAAGAAAGTGACCGCGAAAGTAATTCGGAGGGGCTTTTCAGCAAGGACGGCAAACAAGTTCTTGATGGCATTCGTCGCTACTTCAAAGTAAAATTTAATAAAGAAGACTATATACAACAGATAGAAAAAGGTGAGGTGTGCGCGGATCTTATAACTATAATTAAAGAGCTTATAGATATGTGCAAGACCAAGTAG